The genomic interval CCTGACGAGGCCGCGACGTTGCGGCCGAGGTGGCTGGAAGTCAACTCGGCCCCAGCGCCAGCGTCAAGGAGTAAATCCTTAACGAGATGACAACGGTGCCATTCGTTATCTAAGTGAAGGCAGGAGTCGCCGCGGGGAGGTTGCTCTCCAAAAGGGTTGAATCCCCCATCTCGCTGAGGACCAGGGCGAGTGCGCCCAGGACCTCGGCGCGTCCGCCGAGCGCGCCGGGCAGCACCGAGAGCTGCCGGGCTGCGCTGGGGATCGCGTAACGCGACACGGAGTCCCGTATGGGTCCGAGGACCAGCTCCCCGGCCTCCGCCAGCGAGCCGCCGAGCACGACACGGCTGGGGTTGAGCAGATTGCACAGGTTGGCCACGCCGCTGCCTATGTGGCGGCCCACGTCGCCGATCACCCGGCGGCACCCCGGATCGCCCTCCCGGGCCAGCTGGACCACCCGTTCCATGGTGAGCCCGGGGCCGTGGCTGGGCTGGAGCAGCGGCAGGACGTAGCGGGCGGCCGTGAAGGTCTCCAGGCAGCCGCGGTTGCCGCAGCGGCACACCGGGCCCGACTCGTCGAGCGTGATGTGCCCGATCTCGCCGGCCGTGCCGCCGGGGCCCCGGTAGATGGTCCCGTCGATCACCAGACCGGCGCCGACGCCGCTGGCCACCTTGATGTACGCGAGGTCCTTGACGCCCCGCCCGCTCCCCCAGACCAGCTCGCCCAGCGCCCCGAGATTGGCGTCGTTGTCGACGTACACGGGCACGCCGAGGCGGCCGGAGAGCTCCTCGCTGGGGTTGATGCCCGTCCAGCCCGGCAGGATCGAGGTGGAGCCCAGGGTGCCGGACTCGACGTCGATGGGGCCCGGCACGCCGAGACCGATGCCGATCACCTTGTCCGGGCCGATCCCCGTGGCCTCGATCAGCCGCTTGACCAGCACTTCCGCCCGGTCGAAGCCCTCGGCGGACGAGGCGTCGACGTCCAGCGGCTCGGACTCCTCGGCGAGCACCTGGTGGGCGAGGTTGCCGACGGCGACGCGCAGGTGCGTATGGCCGAAGTCGACGCCGATGACGATGCCCGCGTCGCCGCTGAGCGAGACGCTGCGGGCCCGCCGGCCGCCCGCCGAGGTGGGAGTGACCTCGACCGTTCCGCCGTCCTTCAGCTCCCGGACGATATTGGAGACGGTGGCCGCGGAGAGCCCGGTGCTCCGGGCGATCTCCGCCTGGGTGAGCGATCCCGCCATCCGTACGGCGCGTACGACCCGCTCCAGATTGGCCCTGTGCAGCGATGTCTGCGACCCGGGAGTCTCCATCGACTCATCCACTCCTGCCCTTGGCGGGCGGTCCTGGGACCGCCCCGGCCGGGGCCGCAGCGATGAGACCCCGGCTTCCTCCAACATGTGAACTCTAAGCTGACCGTTCGGGGGTGCCTCCCGTCAAGACCTGAGCACGCGCACACCCACAACGGCCCGGTGCCCCGGCGGAGGTATACCGCCGGGGCACCGGGCCTAACGCGCGTCGCGGGCTACTTCAGGGCGCCCGCCGTCAGACCGGAGACGACCTGCCGCTGGAAGATGATGTACGCCGCCAGCACGGGCAGCATCGCGATCACCAGACCGGCGAAGAGGCCGGAGTAGTCGCCCTTGTAGCCCTGGCTGGAGGCCAGCTCCACCAGGCCCTGGGCCAGCACCCGCTTGTCCGGGTCGGTGTTCAGCACCGTGGGCAGCATGTACTGGTTCCACTGCCCCAGGAAGTTGAAGATGCCGACGCTGATCAGGCCGGGCTTGGCCATCGGCAGCATGACCTGGAAGAACGTGCGGGTGTGCGAGGCCCCGTCGATGATCGACGCCTCCGCCACCGAGGTCGGCAGCGTACGGAAGAACGAGGTCAGGAAGAACACGGTGAACGGCAGCGAGTACGCGATGTACACGAGGATCAGGCCGTGGATCGTGTTCAGCAGCCCCATGTTGTCCATGACGTAGAACAACGGGACCAGCGCCAGCATGATCGGGAAGCTCATGCCGCCGACGAACAAGAAGTAAATGAACCGGTTGCCCGGGAACTCGAAGCGGGCGAGCACATAGGCGGCCATGGACCCGAGGACCAGGGTGCCCGTGAGCGACCCGCCCACCACCAGGATGGTGTTCAGGAAGTACTCGCTCATGTGGGCCTGGCTCCAGGCCCGGCCCCAGCTGTCGAAGTTCAGCGAACTGGGCAGCGACCACGGGGTGTTGAAGATGTCCGAGTCACTCTTGAACGAGGACATCACCGCCCAGAACAGCGGCAGGACGACCATGATCGCCCACAGGATCAGCATCCCGTGCGAGAAGACGTTGAGGACCTGGCCCTCGCTCTTCTTCGCGGGGGCCGACGGGCCCTTGCCCACCGGCCCGGTGCGCTGGGCCGGAACCTTCGCCACTTCGGCGTCGGAGGGGGACCCGGAGGGCCCGGGGGGAGGGGTGTCAGTGGTCTTCATCAGAACTCCAGCCGCTCGCGCCGGCCCACCCGCATGACGATGGTGGCGAACGCCAGCGTCACGAGGAGCAGGGCGACACCGATCGTGGTCGCGTAGCCCGCCTGTCCGTCACGGAACGCCGACTGGTACACGTACAGCGGCAGGACGGTGGTCGAGTAGTCGGGCCCGCCGGGACCGACGCTCATGATGTGGACGATCGCGAAGCCCTCGGCTCCGAGCGCCAGGATGCCCATGTAGACCCAGCCGGACTGGACCGTGTCCCACAGCAGGGGCAGCGTGATCCGGAAGAAGGTCGTGAAGCGGCTCGCCCCGTCGAGCAGGGCGGCTTCGTAGAAGTCCTTGGGGATGGAGGCCATGCCCGCGGAGAACAGCACCACGAAGAAGCCGGTCGTGCACCAGACGAGGACCGCCATGATGACCCACAGCGCCAGTTGCGGATCGCCCAGCCAGTTCGGCACGTCGTCGAACCCCACGGCCTTGAGCGTGCCGTTGATCATGCCCTGGGCCGGGTCGAAGGCGAACTGGAACAGGATGGCCACGATCGCGATCGAGAGCACCTGCGGGAAGAAGTACGCGATCTTGTAGAAGCCGGAGCCCCGCACGCCGGTGATGGCGGCGCCCTTGCGGCGCCGCCCGCCCACGTTGAGCATGAAGGCGAAGAAGAGTGCGAGCCCCAGCGTCACCAGCGGAAGCAGAATGGCCAGCAGCACGCTGTGCTGCAGCGATTTCCAGAAGATGTCGTCGTCGAGCATCTTGGTGTAGTTGTCGAACCCGACCATCTTGAAGTCGGGGCTCAGCCCCGTCCAGTCCGTGAACGAGTAGTAGATGGACTGGATGAAGGGCCAGATGACGAAGATGACGTACAACGCCATCGGGACCACCAAGAACCCGACTATGAACCGGTATTTACCGTGTTGCATCGTTACCGACTCCGACCTTCCCGTGCTGCCCGCCGCTGGTGACGCGTGGTCACTGGTGCTTGAAGTGCTTGATGGACTGGTCCTTGGCGGTCGCGTCGGCGAAGGCCTGGATCTTCTTGATGGTCTCGGCCGGCTTGGCGCGGCCGGCCATCATCTCGCCGATCGCGGCGACGCCGATCTGCTCCTTCTGGAGCTTCACGTACCAGTCCTGCAGGCGCGGGTTGACCACGTTGGTGCCGGCCTTCTCCAGTGCGGCGACACCGGACTTCAGGCCGTCGGACAGCTCGATGCCGTCCGTGCCGCCGTTGAAGGCGGAGAGCGACTTGGTGCTGGTGGTGAAGGACTTGGAGGAGGCCTCGCTGAGCATGATGCGCAGCTGCTCCATGCCGCCCTCGGGGTTCTTCGCCTTGCTGGGGACGATGAACGGCTCGCCGCCGGACGCCCAGAGGGTGCCGAAGGGCAGCTTGTCCGAGGAGTCGAGGCTGGAGGGAGCGCCCACGGACAGTTTGAAGTCCTTGGGGATGATGGCCGCTTCCTCGTTCTCGACCCAGGAGCCGTTCGGGATGAACAGCGCCTTGCCGCGGGCCCACGCGCCCTGGGAACCGCGGTGGTCCAGGCCCGGGGTGCCATCGAGGATGTAGTCGTTGGCGACGAGCTCGTAGTACGCCTCGAAGGCCGCCTTGACCGCGGGGTGCTCCCAGGCCTTCGGCTCCAGGTTGTCGATCGCGTCGAGGACCTCGACGCCGCCGATCTTGCCGATGAAGGGGTACAGCGAGAAGGGGATGTAGTAGGGGTGCTTGCCGGGGTAGGTCCAGCCGGCGATGCCCTGCTTCTTCGCCTTCTTGCAGAGCGCGAGCATCTCGTCCCAGGTCTCCGGGTACGTGGCGTCGAGCTTCTCCAGCGCGGTCTGCGAGTACCAGACGCCGTAGACCGTGTACGCGTAGTACATGATCCAGACCGGGTCGCCGTCGAACTGGCCCATCTCGACGATGCCCGGCCGCAGGGTGTCGCGGACCTTCTTGGCGGGGTCGTCGATGGAGGGGGCGTCGAGCAGCGGGGTCAGGTCGGTGAGCTGCTTCTTGCCGACCAGCACGCCCATGTCCATCTGCTGGGCACCGGAGTTGTCGATCAGGTCCGGCGGGGTACCACCGTTGAACCGCGGCTGAAGAACCGACTGGATCTTCTGCGTCGCGGAGAACTTGACCTTCG from Streptomyces sp. CA-278952 carries:
- a CDS encoding ROK family transcriptional regulator, whose amino-acid sequence is METPGSQTSLHRANLERVVRAVRMAGSLTQAEIARSTGLSAATVSNIVRELKDGGTVEVTPTSAGGRRARSVSLSGDAGIVIGVDFGHTHLRVAVGNLAHQVLAEESEPLDVDASSAEGFDRAEVLVKRLIEATGIGPDKVIGIGLGVPGPIDVESGTLGSTSILPGWTGINPSEELSGRLGVPVYVDNDANLGALGELVWGSGRGVKDLAYIKVASGVGAGLVIDGTIYRGPGGTAGEIGHITLDESGPVCRCGNRGCLETFTAARYVLPLLQPSHGPGLTMERVVQLAREGDPGCRRVIGDVGRHIGSGVANLCNLLNPSRVVLGGSLAEAGELVLGPIRDSVSRYAIPSAARQLSVLPGALGGRAEVLGALALVLSEMGDSTLLESNLPAATPAFT
- the ngcE gene encoding N-acetylglucosamine/diacetylchitobiose ABC transporter substrate-binding protein: MGSTSAHNNEGLGRRDLIKRSAALGLIAVPTMSFLSACASGDSSSDDKVEKGEKTEKNPLAVNGSAPLEIVIFDGGFGTKYAEDAKAVYEKTYPEAKVKFSATQKIQSVLQPRFNGGTPPDLIDNSGAQQMDMGVLVGKKQLTDLTPLLDAPSIDDPAKKVRDTLRPGIVEMGQFDGDPVWIMYYAYTVYGVWYSQTALEKLDATYPETWDEMLALCKKAKKQGIAGWTYPGKHPYYIPFSLYPFIGKIGGVEVLDAIDNLEPKAWEHPAVKAAFEAYYELVANDYILDGTPGLDHRGSQGAWARGKALFIPNGSWVENEEAAIIPKDFKLSVGAPSSLDSSDKLPFGTLWASGGEPFIVPSKAKNPEGGMEQLRIMLSEASSKSFTTSTKSLSAFNGGTDGIELSDGLKSGVAALEKAGTNVVNPRLQDWYVKLQKEQIGVAAIGEMMAGRAKPAETIKKIQAFADATAKDQSIKHFKHQ
- a CDS encoding carbohydrate ABC transporter permease; translation: MQHGKYRFIVGFLVVPMALYVIFVIWPFIQSIYYSFTDWTGLSPDFKMVGFDNYTKMLDDDIFWKSLQHSVLLAILLPLVTLGLALFFAFMLNVGGRRRKGAAITGVRGSGFYKIAYFFPQVLSIAIVAILFQFAFDPAQGMINGTLKAVGFDDVPNWLGDPQLALWVIMAVLVWCTTGFFVVLFSAGMASIPKDFYEAALLDGASRFTTFFRITLPLLWDTVQSGWVYMGILALGAEGFAIVHIMSVGPGGPDYSTTVLPLYVYQSAFRDGQAGYATTIGVALLLVTLAFATIVMRVGRRERLEF
- a CDS encoding carbohydrate ABC transporter permease; amino-acid sequence: MKTTDTPPPGPSGSPSDAEVAKVPAQRTGPVGKGPSAPAKKSEGQVLNVFSHGMLILWAIMVVLPLFWAVMSSFKSDSDIFNTPWSLPSSLNFDSWGRAWSQAHMSEYFLNTILVVGGSLTGTLVLGSMAAYVLARFEFPGNRFIYFLFVGGMSFPIMLALVPLFYVMDNMGLLNTIHGLILVYIAYSLPFTVFFLTSFFRTLPTSVAEASIIDGASHTRTFFQVMLPMAKPGLISVGIFNFLGQWNQYMLPTVLNTDPDKRVLAQGLVELASSQGYKGDYSGLFAGLVIAMLPVLAAYIIFQRQVVSGLTAGALK